The following proteins are co-located in the Micromonospora viridifaciens genome:
- a CDS encoding non-ribosomal peptide synthetase — MGRRRGDRPGWLVLAVHHLAVDGVSWRILLDDLATAVAASAAGTPPRLAPVPTSYRTWARLVAERSGAPDLPEPAAPVADPPLGRRPVGPDDTEAAARRRTVALPMARTEALLRAAAPRWHAGVDDLLLAALAVSVADWRRRRGPGAAGGLLVDVEGHGRDGLDGVDLSRTVGWFTRLAPARLDLGDLDPAEALAGGPAAGRAVKRIKEQLRTATRAASPAAQIGFNYLGRLAADDGAAWSVLTVDGDVAAGGASQLPMAHPLDINAVVVDGPDGPRLTAEWSWPDGVLTDGDVRELADGWLAALEAITEYASHPGAGGRTPSDLPLVELDQDEVERLEQRYPALADVLPLGPLQEGLLFLSAYDEQAPDIYTVQFVFDLDGELDTARLRTAAQALLDRHPGLRAGFTHRDLRRPVQVVPETVEVDWREPDLTGIAAAEVDDRLTELLAADRAERFDLTRPPLLRFTLIRLPGGRYRLVLTNHHILLDGWSMPVLAGELFTLYRSAGRADALPPVTDPRAYPAWRARQDVPAAEAAWRDALAGLTEPTLVAPAAAERGPVPPAKLLRELPAPLTATLAATARTAGVTLNTVVQGAWAVLVGSLTGRDDVVFGATVAGRPAELPGVETMVGLFINTVPVRVRLDPAEPVTAVLAGLQERQTALQPHQHLGLPDIQRLAGHGELFDTLVVFENYPVDPAVLDLAGTGLAVRGVHGLDATHYPLTLVLVPGDRLGLRLEYRPDLIDETTAGALLERMHRLLADIAAEPSAPVGRLDPVTPAERQRVLVEWNATRHPVEAATLPDLLARQVAATPDATAVVFEGTGLSFRELDEASNRLARLLIGHGAGPERFVAVAVPRSLELVVALWAVLKAGAAYLPIDPDYPADRIAYLLDDARPALLLTTRATAALGASLVLDTDEVRQAVAGCSPAALTDADRPVPLRPANPAYMIYTSGSTGRPKGVAVPHAGIVNRLLWMQHEYRLTPVDRVLQKTPSGFDVSVWEFFWATIVGATLVVARPEGHKDPAYLVDVIRAERVTTLHFVPSMLAAFLAEPAAAGCTGLRRVICSGEALPVDLAERFHAALDPAGAHGIELHNLYGPTEASVDVTYWPCLPGERSVPIGAPVWNTRLYVLDGFLRPVPPGVAGELYLAGVQLARGYRGRAGLTAQRFVADPFAATLAATDPSVTPGERMYRTGDVVRWRADGVLEYVGRTDHQVKIRGFRIELGEIEAALAEHPTVGQCVVLAREDQPGVKRLVAYVVPAAGQQVDAAVLREHVAGRLPEYMVPAAVVDLDALPVTANGKLDRAALPAPDFTGVTTGGRVPSTPREELLAGLVAEVLGLPGVGVDDSFFDLGGDSIVSIQLVSRARQAGLELTPREVFTHKTVAALAAVAREAAGTAAADPDAGIGELPLTPIARWWLDRAGPLGGFHQSVVVPAPAGLTADRLRDAVQALLDHHDALRMRLTGPAGQRRLVIGPRGSVPATDLIAHVPHEAGEPDLAALAEAARADLDPIAGRMLRVVWCDAGAGRPGQLLVLAHHLVVDGVSWRILLPDLTAALDAAPGTPPRLTPVGTSLREWAEHLVRDAHSPARLAELPLWTKLLDQAEPALAQRPLDPAWDIVATLAELRVELPAAQTEPLLTAVPALFHARVDDALLTALALAVAHWRQRRGLGADPAVLVDLERHGRADDVPGIDLSRTVGWFTSLAPVRLDPGAVEWDQVRNGGPAVGTALKRVKEQLRAAPDDGLGYGLLRHLNSETAQVLADLAEPQIMFNHLGRLGGSAGRIGGGADPEQPVAYPIEVTSWTVDGPDGPRLTAVWRWPAGLLDAGDVRQLADDWRNALDGIVAYAAAGGTGGHTPSDLTLASLSQDEIDEFEDELEAEWS; from the coding sequence GTGGGGCGACGCCGGGGGGACCGCCCCGGCTGGCTGGTGCTCGCCGTCCACCACCTCGCCGTGGACGGCGTCTCCTGGCGGATCCTCCTCGACGACCTGGCCACCGCCGTCGCCGCGAGCGCGGCCGGCACGCCACCGCGGCTGGCCCCGGTGCCCACCTCGTACCGCACCTGGGCCCGGCTGGTCGCGGAGCGGTCCGGTGCGCCGGACTTGCCGGAGCCGGCCGCGCCCGTCGCGGACCCGCCGCTCGGGCGGCGTCCGGTCGGCCCGGACGACACCGAGGCGGCGGCCCGCCGCCGGACGGTCGCGTTGCCCATGGCCCGTACCGAGGCGCTGCTGCGCGCGGCCGCGCCCCGATGGCACGCCGGCGTCGACGACCTGCTCCTGGCCGCGCTGGCGGTGAGCGTGGCGGACTGGCGCCGCCGCCGTGGCCCCGGTGCCGCCGGGGGCCTGCTGGTCGACGTCGAGGGGCACGGCCGCGACGGCCTGGACGGGGTGGACCTGTCCCGGACCGTCGGCTGGTTCACCCGGTTGGCCCCGGCGCGGCTCGACCTCGGCGACCTCGACCCGGCCGAGGCCCTCGCGGGCGGTCCGGCCGCCGGCCGGGCGGTGAAGCGGATCAAGGAACAGCTGCGGACCGCGACCCGCGCGGCGTCGCCGGCCGCGCAGATCGGCTTCAACTACCTCGGCCGGCTCGCCGCCGACGACGGCGCCGCCTGGTCCGTGCTCACCGTCGACGGCGACGTCGCCGCCGGTGGGGCGAGCCAGCTGCCGATGGCCCACCCCCTCGACATCAACGCGGTGGTGGTGGACGGCCCGGACGGGCCCCGCCTCACCGCCGAGTGGAGCTGGCCCGACGGGGTGCTCACCGACGGCGACGTGCGGGAGCTCGCCGACGGCTGGCTCGCCGCGCTCGAGGCGATCACCGAGTACGCGAGCCACCCCGGCGCCGGCGGTCGTACGCCGTCCGACCTGCCCCTGGTCGAGCTGGACCAGGACGAGGTGGAGCGGCTGGAGCAGCGCTACCCGGCGCTGGCCGACGTGCTGCCGCTCGGCCCGCTCCAGGAGGGGCTGCTGTTCCTCTCCGCCTACGACGAGCAGGCCCCCGACATCTACACCGTGCAGTTCGTCTTCGACCTCGACGGCGAGCTGGACACCGCGCGGCTGCGTACCGCCGCCCAGGCGCTGCTCGACCGGCACCCCGGGCTGCGCGCCGGCTTCACCCACCGCGACCTGCGCCGCCCGGTGCAGGTGGTGCCGGAGACGGTCGAGGTGGACTGGCGCGAGCCGGACCTGACCGGGATCGCGGCCGCCGAGGTGGACGACCGGCTCACCGAGCTGCTCGCCGCCGACCGGGCGGAACGCTTCGACCTGACCCGGCCGCCGCTGCTGCGCTTCACCCTGATCCGGCTGCCCGGCGGCCGGTACCGGCTGGTGCTCACCAACCACCACATCCTGCTCGACGGCTGGTCGATGCCGGTGCTCGCCGGGGAACTCTTCACGCTGTACCGCTCGGCGGGCCGAGCCGACGCGCTGCCGCCGGTCACCGACCCGCGGGCGTACCCCGCCTGGCGGGCCCGGCAGGACGTGCCGGCGGCCGAGGCGGCCTGGCGCGACGCGCTCGCCGGCCTGACCGAGCCGACCCTGGTCGCGCCGGCCGCCGCCGAGCGGGGCCCGGTGCCGCCGGCCAAGCTGCTGCGCGAGCTGCCGGCGCCGCTCACCGCGACCCTGGCCGCCACGGCCCGGACGGCGGGGGTCACCCTCAACACCGTCGTGCAGGGCGCGTGGGCGGTGCTCGTCGGCAGCCTCACCGGCCGCGACGACGTGGTCTTCGGCGCCACCGTCGCCGGCCGCCCGGCCGAGCTGCCCGGCGTGGAGACCATGGTCGGGCTGTTCATCAACACCGTGCCGGTGCGGGTCCGGCTGGACCCGGCCGAGCCGGTCACCGCCGTGCTGGCCGGGCTCCAGGAGCGGCAGACCGCGCTGCAACCGCACCAGCACCTCGGCCTGCCCGACATCCAGCGGCTGGCCGGGCACGGCGAACTCTTCGACACCCTCGTGGTCTTCGAGAACTACCCGGTCGACCCGGCCGTGCTCGACCTGGCCGGCACCGGGCTGGCCGTGCGCGGGGTGCACGGGCTCGACGCCACCCACTACCCGCTCACCCTGGTGCTGGTGCCCGGCGACCGGCTCGGGCTGCGGCTGGAGTACCGGCCGGACCTGATCGACGAGACCACCGCCGGGGCGCTGCTGGAGCGGATGCACCGGCTGCTGGCCGACATCGCCGCCGAGCCGTCCGCCCCGGTGGGCCGGCTCGACCCGGTCACCCCGGCCGAACGCCAGCGGGTCCTCGTCGAGTGGAACGCCACCCGGCACCCGGTCGAGGCGGCCACGCTGCCCGACCTGCTGGCCCGGCAGGTGGCCGCCACGCCGGACGCCACCGCGGTGGTCTTCGAGGGCACCGGCCTGAGCTTCCGGGAGCTGGACGAGGCGAGCAACCGGCTGGCCCGGCTGCTGATCGGCCACGGCGCCGGCCCGGAACGGTTCGTGGCCGTGGCGGTGCCCCGCTCGCTGGAGCTGGTCGTCGCGCTGTGGGCGGTGCTCAAGGCCGGTGCGGCGTACCTGCCGATCGACCCGGACTACCCGGCCGACCGGATCGCGTACCTGCTCGACGACGCCCGCCCGGCGCTGCTGCTCACCACCCGGGCCACCGCCGCGCTGGGCGCCAGCCTGGTCCTAGACACCGACGAGGTACGCCAGGCCGTGGCGGGATGCTCCCCGGCCGCGCTGACCGACGCCGACCGGCCCGTGCCGCTGCGCCCGGCCAACCCGGCGTACATGATCTACACCTCGGGCTCGACCGGCCGCCCGAAGGGCGTGGCGGTGCCGCACGCGGGCATCGTCAACCGGCTGCTGTGGATGCAGCACGAGTACCGGCTCACCCCGGTCGACCGGGTGCTGCAGAAGACCCCGTCCGGCTTCGACGTGTCGGTCTGGGAGTTCTTCTGGGCCACCATCGTCGGCGCGACCCTGGTGGTGGCCCGGCCCGAGGGACACAAGGACCCGGCGTACCTGGTCGACGTGATCCGCGCCGAACGGGTCACCACCCTGCACTTCGTCCCGTCCATGCTGGCGGCGTTCCTGGCCGAACCGGCCGCCGCCGGCTGCACCGGCCTGCGCCGGGTGATCTGCAGCGGCGAGGCACTCCCCGTCGACCTGGCCGAACGCTTCCACGCCGCCCTCGACCCGGCCGGCGCGCACGGCATCGAACTCCACAACCTGTACGGCCCGACCGAGGCGTCGGTCGACGTGACGTACTGGCCGTGCCTGCCGGGGGAGCGGAGCGTGCCGATCGGCGCGCCGGTCTGGAACACCCGGCTGTACGTGCTGGACGGGTTCCTCCGGCCGGTGCCGCCCGGCGTGGCCGGCGAGCTGTACCTGGCCGGCGTGCAGTTGGCCCGCGGCTACCGGGGCCGGGCCGGGCTCACCGCCCAGCGGTTCGTCGCCGACCCGTTCGCCGCCACGCTGGCCGCCACGGACCCGTCCGTCACGCCCGGGGAGCGGATGTACCGGACCGGGGACGTGGTGCGCTGGCGCGCCGACGGGGTGCTTGAGTACGTCGGCCGGACCGACCACCAGGTCAAGATCCGCGGCTTCCGGATCGAGCTGGGCGAGATCGAGGCGGCCCTGGCCGAGCACCCGACGGTGGGGCAGTGCGTGGTCCTCGCCCGAGAGGACCAGCCGGGGGTCAAGCGGCTGGTCGCGTACGTCGTACCGGCCGCCGGCCAGCAGGTCGACGCGGCCGTGCTGCGCGAGCACGTCGCCGGGCGGCTGCCGGAGTACATGGTGCCGGCGGCGGTGGTGGACCTGGACGCCCTGCCGGTGACCGCCAACGGCAAGCTCGACCGGGCCGCGCTGCCGGCACCGGACTTCACCGGGGTCACCACCGGCGGGCGGGTGCCGTCGACGCCGCGCGAGGAACTGCTCGCCGGTCTCGTCGCCGAGGTGCTCGGCCTGCCCGGGGTGGGCGTCGACGACAGCTTCTTCGATCTCGGCGGCGACAGCATCGTCTCCATCCAGCTGGTCAGCCGGGCCCGGCAGGCCGGGCTGGAGCTCACCCCGCGCGAGGTGTTCACCCACAAGACGGTCGCCGCGCTGGCGGCGGTGGCCCGGGAGGCAGCCGGCACCGCCGCGGCGGACCCCGACGCCGGCATCGGCGAGCTGCCGCTGACCCCGATCGCGCGCTGGTGGCTGGACCGGGCCGGCCCGCTGGGCGGGTTCCACCAGTCGGTGGTGGTGCCCGCGCCGGCCGGGCTGACCGCCGACCGGCTGCGCGACGCGGTGCAGGCGCTGCTTGACCACCACGACGCGCTGCGGATGCGGCTGACCGGCCCGGCCGGACAGCGCCGGCTGGTGATCGGCCCGCGCGGCAGCGTGCCCGCCACCGACCTGATCGCCCACGTGCCCCACGAAGCCGGTGAGCCCGACCTTGCCGCGCTGGCCGAGGCGGCCCGGGCCGACCTGGACCCGATCGCCGGCCGGATGCTGCGCGTGGTCTGGTGCGACGCCGGCGCCGGGCGGCCGGGACAGCTGCTCGTCCTGGCCCATCACCTGGTCGTCGACGGCGTCTCGTGGCGGATCCTGCTGCCCGACCTGACCGCCGCCCTCGACGCCGCGCCCGGCACGCCGCCCCGGCTCACCCCGGTCGGCACCTCGCTGCGGGAATGGGCGGAGCACCTGGTCCGCGACGCGCACAGCCCGGCCCGGCTGGCCGAGCTGCCACTGTGGACCAAGCTGCTCGACCAGGCGGAGCCGGCGCTGGCCCAGCGCCCGCTGGACCCGGCCTGGGATATCGTCGCCACCCTCGCGGAGCTGCGCGTGGAGCTGCCCGCCGCGCAGACCGAGCCGCTGCTGACCGCCGTACCGGCGCTGTTCCACGCCCGGGTCGACGACGCGCTGCTGACGGCGCTGGCCCTCGCCGTCGCGCACTGGCGGCAGCGGCGCGGCCTGGGCGCCGACCCGGCGGTACTGGTGGACCTGGAGCGGCACGGTCGCGCCGACGACGTACCGGGGATCGACCTGTCCCGCACCGTCGGCTGGTTCACGAGCCTGGCTCCAGTCCGTCTCGATCCCGGAGCGGTGGAGTGGGACCAGGTGCGCAACGGCGGCCCGGCCGTCGGAACCGCACTCAAGCGGGTCAAGGAGCAACTGCGGGCCGCGCCCGACGACGGCCTCGGTTACGGCCTGCTGCGACACCTGAACAGCGAGACCGCGCAAGTGCTGGCGGACCTGGCCGAGCCGCAGATCATGTTCAACCACCTGGGCCGGCTGGGCGGCTCCGCCGGACGGATCGGCGGCGGTGCGGACCCGGAGCAGCCGGTGGCGTACCCGATCGAGGTCACGAGCTGGACCGTGGACGGCCCCGACGGGCCGCGACTCACCGCGGTGTGGCGGTGGCCGGCCGGGCTGCTCGACGCGGGCGACGTCCGTCAGCTCGCCGACGACTGGCGGAACGCCCTGGACGGCATCGTGGCGTACGCCGCGGCCGGCGGGACCGGCGGGCACACCCCGTCCGACCTGACGCTGGCCTCGCTGTCCCAGGACGAGATCGACGAGTTCGAGGACGAACTGGAAGCGGAGTGGAGTTAA